A genomic region of Elstera cyanobacteriorum contains the following coding sequences:
- a CDS encoding DegT/DnrJ/EryC1/StrS family aminotransferase translates to MSSAPLPFIDLKAQRRRLGPQIEAAIGRVLEHGAFIMGPEVRELEAQLAAYAGVKHCISCASGTDALMMVLMAKGIGPGDAVFCPSFTFAATAEVVALLGASPVFVDVREDDFNIDPQSLAAAIPVAEAAGLTPRAIIAVDLFGQPADYRALQPLADAHGLWILADAAQSFGASYDNRRVGALGDVATTSFFPAKPLGCYGDGGAIFTHDDDFRDVLHSIRVHGQGRDKYENVRLGITGRLDTMQAAVLLQKMTIFDDEIAARNAVADRYAAGLPKSIAAPAVLAGRTSVWAQYTVLLDNRDAVQQALQAEGIPTMIYYLRPLHTQPPYARFPQVPGGLPVTDRLAQRVLSLPMHPYLDVPTQERILEAVHRAVAA, encoded by the coding sequence ATGTCCTCTGCGCCTTTGCCCTTTATCGACCTTAAAGCCCAGCGCCGCCGTCTCGGTCCGCAGATCGAAGCCGCGATTGGCCGCGTGCTGGAACACGGCGCCTTCATCATGGGGCCGGAAGTGCGGGAATTGGAAGCGCAACTGGCCGCCTATGCCGGGGTGAAGCATTGCATTTCCTGCGCATCGGGCACGGATGCCTTGATGATGGTCTTGATGGCCAAGGGAATTGGGCCGGGCGATGCGGTCTTCTGCCCATCCTTCACCTTTGCTGCGACGGCGGAAGTGGTGGCGCTGCTTGGTGCCTCGCCCGTCTTCGTCGATGTGCGCGAGGATGATTTCAACATCGATCCCCAAAGCCTCGCCGCTGCCATTCCGGTGGCCGAAGCCGCCGGGCTAACCCCGCGGGCCATTATTGCCGTCGATCTGTTTGGCCAGCCCGCCGATTACCGCGCGCTGCAACCCTTGGCCGACGCCCACGGCCTATGGATTTTGGCCGACGCCGCCCAGAGCTTTGGCGCCAGCTATGATAACCGCCGCGTCGGGGCCTTGGGCGATGTCGCCACTACGTCCTTCTTCCCGGCAAAGCCCCTGGGGTGCTATGGCGACGGTGGGGCGATCTTCACCCATGATGATGATTTCCGTGACGTGCTGCACTCGATCCGCGTGCACGGCCAGGGGCGCGATAAGTACGAGAACGTCCGCCTCGGCATTACCGGGCGCCTCGATACGATGCAGGCGGCGGTTCTGCTGCAAAAAATGACGATTTTTGACGATGAAATCGCCGCCCGCAATGCCGTGGCCGACCGTTACGCGGCTGGTCTGCCCAAGAGCATTGCCGCCCCAGCGGTTCTCGCGGGCCGAACCTCGGTTTGGGCGCAATATACCGTGCTGCTCGATAACCGCGATGCCGTGCAGCAGGCGCTGCAGGCCGAGGGCATTCCGACGATGATCTATTACCTGCGCCCGCTGCATACGCAGCCGCCCTATGCGCGCTTCCCGCAGGTGCCGGGGGGGCTGCCGGTGACGGATCGTTTGGCCCAACGGGTTCTCAGCCTGCCGATGCACCCTTATTTGGACGTGCCGACGCAGGAGCGGATTCTCGAAGCCGTTCATCGGGCTGTTGCGGCATGA